The Salvia miltiorrhiza cultivar Shanhuang (shh) chromosome 2, IMPLAD_Smil_shh, whole genome shotgun sequence DNA window CGAGCATACTAAACCGGTAAATCTCACTACATAAACTTGCATGCTCTCTATGCTACTCTCTCATTGCGCATTTCATTGATGGGAACAGATCTTCGTCTTCAGCCCCCCGTGTCGTTCTTCCTGAGGAGGTTTTCGTCAACATAGGCAAGATGGTCGGGACTGAGGTGAACCGCAGTTTAATCTACTTGCAAGACGTCGCCTGTGAAGGCACTATTAAACAGTTTGTTGTGGTAGTTTCTCGTTCCCCTCTTGTTTTTCCCTGCACAATCTTCTCGTTACTCGATTATTGTTGGTGATGGCCGAGTTGAGAGCTCTTGATACCAATTTTGCAGGTTGTTGGTAGCTTGTTAGCTGCTGCTATTATTGGGAGCTGGTGCAACTTTCTCACTGTGATATACATTGGTGAGAAATTTTGATGTGCATTATATTGAAACAAAAGCTACTAAACAACTCCTTTGATTCTGTGTGGTTTGCACGCTATTACACAGAGACGAGATTAACAAAACATTGCTTCGTTTCTTAGGTTTCATCGCTGCTCACACGCTGCCCGTCTTGTACGAAAAATACGATGACCAAATAGACAACTTCATCTTGAGCGCCCTCGGGCAGGTGCAGCACAACTACGGCAAGCTGGATGCCGGTGTCCTCAAGCGAATCCCTAGGGCCGGCTCGTTCAAAAACTGGGGGAGGAAGACCGATTAGGGTTTTCTTCGCGATAAACACTTGATATGTACAATGATGTTTTGACGAGACGGTTTGTCAAGACACTATTTCTATCGATCTTCTCTGTTCTAGTAGGGCGTTATAAGAATCAACGGTTAATTCTCAAAAGTAAACGCTCTCTAACGGTCGAACAACCTAAAGAGAAGAAAAGTAACACTGCAGGATTCATTTCTGCATCATTATTGAGAAAACAAGATACTTACAATAAATGTGGAGATATATAATCAGTAGCACAAAGTTTTGTGTCTCTTGAGGCAGCATGAGTTCCTATTGCCGATTTATACATAATAAATCCGAGCATTATGTCAAGGCGATATTCAAGAAACCATTCCCTTCTTAAAAATCTAAAGCAAAAATTATGGATCCAAGGCTTTGACATCAGCAACTATGAACACTAGCAACTAACAAGACAGTAACATATGGCATATTACAAGTCttaagcagcagcagcagcagcagcacgaCGGAGATAATCCCTACTCGTCCCGACTCAAAAGCAGGCGATTCTCAGAGTAGATGACTGACGAGCTTTGCTCCCGGATGGTAATTTTCGCCATCTTTGCGTGTGCTGCTACGATAATGCTGCCACATATTGTCAAAACCAAGAGTTAGATCGTAGGCAAGAATCATCAGTAGCAATGCACAAGGTAGAAGTTAACTTTCGAGATTCGATAGAATTTCAAAACAATCTTGGTTACAAGTAATATGAACTTCCTGATTTTGTGTAGGTTCTGAAACAGTTTTCATACAATTGCAATATATATGAGAAGTTGTTACACCaacatttttataaattaaacaatCTTGGTTCGAATTTCCAACCAAAGATTTAAGATGAGAAGTGTTCAGGGAAATAAATTTGTATACTGCAGACCCACATACAGTTGAATATATCAACTAGAACTCATCATGGAGCAATAGTATTTCATGAAACACCACAAAAGCAAAAGGGAATTACCTTTGCTATCTTTAGAAGAATCCGTCATCATTGCCATCACTACCACCAAAGCGGGAACCAGAACTCTTCCGAGATCCACTGGATCGATCAGAACCAAAACCAAAACCACCAGAGCCACGTGAATCATTGTTTCTAACGGGACCACCTAAAAGGGCACCAAAACCCTCTGAACGGCCCCCGGAACCACCTGACCGACTAGAACCAAAACCGCTGGATCGGCCTGAACCCTGTCCCCCAAATCCACCACCAGAACCAAAACGACCACCTCCTGAAGCTCCATATCCACCAGAAGAACCAGAATATCCACCAGAACGGCCACCCCCATAACCACCAGAACGACCAAAACCAGAATCACCAAATCGACCACCTCCCCTGCTGCTTCCACCAAAACCAGAACGGCCACCCTGATCCATGGCACTATACATGCTCATAGCATCATCTCCAACAGCTATCTTCGGGAGCTAAAACCAGGAAAGTTTAAATGGACTTAgctaaaatatttgaattttgaagggCATGAAAACTTGACAGAATATGCAGCGGGCAGTCATGTACTTACACTGAATCACAGTTCTTTTAACTAGACCTTGGTTATATAATACAAACTCACTATATGGCAATTATAAGAACAAACTAGGAAGGCAAAGTTGTCCAAAAAATCAGAGCATACAAAAGAACATTATGGAAACACTTTAGAAGAACATAGATTGAGAACTTGCCTCAACAAAACGACATCCAACTTCACGCTCAATAGCCTTAATTTCCCTATATTCGTGGTCTGAATAAATAAGGACCGCACTACCTTTCTTTCCAGCACGGCCAGTTCGTCCAGACCGATGAACAAAAATCTCAGAAGAGTTTGGAAGTTCATAATGCACCACCTAAGCAGAACAAAGCATTGAAGATAGCGTTAATAAACATAATAGACATATGCACAAATCATTGTGTGATTCAAAAGTAACAACTATTTTTAAGTTCCATGCAGCAGTCTCTCCTGCAGTATTTAATGATTAATGACTTTAAAAGCCTATTGACTTAAGACTTAGAATCAATTGAGAGTATGAGTTGCATTTACTTACGAACTAATCCACTCAACACTCTAATATCATTgataaatcaagtaaaatgtcAACTGTGGTAAGATCTCACTTTAAAGGATAGCATCATGTTTCCCAGTATTTGACTAAATATTAAACAGCCAACACTAATCAATTATTCCAAGTGCATGAAAACATTATATAACACAAATATAGTGGAAACAGGATATTATTTATAACCTTCGGTGGTCTATCAATTACTCCCCCCCCGTCCCATTAggcttgtcccatttcttttgggcgcgtttattaaggagagtataaCGGAGAGTATAACTAGTGtggtaaaagtgtgtaaaggtgtggggctatattgtttgtagtgtaaaatcaataccaaatataaaaacaggacaagatcaatggaacaacccaaaaaagaaaacaggccaagatcaatgggacggagggagtatttctttatggtttttttattataaaaaggaaaatgtaaGGTAGCTCTTCCAATGGTGTGTCGTATAATGACCAATATGTAAGAACACATGACCAAGATAATCAGATAACATACAAGATCAACATTTGGCACATCAAGCCCACGCGCAGCTACATCAGTGGCCACTAAAATATTGATCCTTCCCTCACGAAAAGCAGATAGAGTCCTTTCCCTTTGGTTCTGTGTTATATCACCATGCAACGGTTCACATTTAAAGCTCCTTTGCATAGCATACGCCAACCTATCAGCATCACGCTTCGTCTGAGTAAACACAATACATTTACCTCCTTTTGCATGCTCCTGATAACAAATTGGTTGTACTGCTTAGCTCAGAACATTGAACATCGTGATTGGATTATGTAACATATGAAGAATTAATCCAGTAACAAGACTGGAAGTACAATAAACAAGTAAAGAAGACTTAAAAGTAAGATTCATACAGTTATCAGAGGTCCGAGTATAGCTGGTTTTTGCCGCGTATCTGACACAATCGAATATAAGGTAATCCCATCAGCTAATTTCTGATCAGAGTCTCCCACCTGCAGCACATAGTTGACGACAGATTTTCATATCAGACTAGCAACTTCAAATGCTTGTTGcccaaaaaaaagtaaataaataaataagaaggcATAAAAGCcaataaacacaaaatctgaATCTCACAAGGTCCACAGTAACCGGGCTTTTCAAGAACTTTTGGGTAAGTTTCAGTATCCAATTTGGCATTGTAGCTGAAAACATCATTGTCTGGTGTTTCTGCTTTATGAAGCTCAGGATCATCTCAACATCTTCTGCAAATCCCACATTAAGCATCTGATCAGCttcatcaaggacaacaaactgCACCTCCGACAAGTTCAAGGAACCACGCTTAATCAAATCAATGAGACGGCCAGGAGTTCCAACAACCACATCAACACCACGGTCAAGAGTGCTCATTTGGCGGGATATTGGGACACCCCCATAGACACAAAGTGTATCCAATTCTGTGGCGGACTCTGAAAATTCTTTATCAACCTGTCGAGCAAGTTCTCTTGTTGGAGCCATAACAAGGGCCAAAGGATTCCTGCCCTGTCTGAACAATAAAAGCAAGCAGAATTCCTTagccttaaaaaaaaaactacccAATTGATTACTCAAGAAGTGATATACTCACCCATGCTTCTGGTTgtacttaataattttatccATGATGGGAATCCCAAAAGCTAGGGTCTTCCCCGTTCCAGTTCGTGCTCGCCCTATCATATCGCGACCCGCCATGGCAGGCTCCAACACTGCCCTCTGCAATTAGAAGGaacaaaaaaaatgatcaaGAAAGACAAGTATTTTCTAAAAGGCGAATCCTCATTTTCCCTTCAACACATTGATAGTATCATAATCCTTACAGCCAACCTTTTCAGCTTAGGGTTCGATTCCTTGTTTTCTTTCCAACTCACATAATTGTTAGCTCATAAAATGACGATACAATGTTACCTAATATTTCTATGCCGGCATCATAGCTCTAATCGGATTTCAAATACCAATACACACTTATTCAACACAAGCAGCATTTTCTTTCATTCCGGAATTATACCTGAATCGGGAAAAGCTTCTCGATGCCCTTACTCTTCAAAGCCGACACAATCTGCGGCGCAATACCAAGCTTGGCGATCTCGAGCCCTTCATCGGCGGGCCCGCTCGAGGCCCTTTCCCCATCGGAATAATCAGCCACAGCAAACCCAGCCCGCAAAGCCTGGCCGGAATGGAAACTCCTCCCCAATCCGACGCACGGAGCAGCTTTAGGCAGCACCGAATCAGCTGCGCAGGTGTGAATCTGTGCGCCAGAAGCCGCATTCGACGGAGCTGATAGTGGATTGACGGAAATGAAACGGCTGACGGCGGTGAGCGCGAGCGTCTTCAACGACGATTGGGACGATCTCCTGATCAGAACAAGGCTGCCCATTTTCTCCTGATTTTGTGTGGGAAATTCCGGTTTGCGGAGATTAAACCCTAGGGTTTTTGTTAGGGTTTATCGAGGAAtggagtggagagagagagaggagtgagAGAGACTATAAATGCTTTTAGCTGACTGAGAGTGAAATATAGAAAGGCGGTTGTGTTTTGGGGCTTAGGGTTTTAGATATTTTCAATTgtaattaatgaaataaatatatgGTGTTAATTTAAATGAATCTTATAATCACCTGATTATTTGTTTTACTAATATtgatctaattttatttttttatatttttttagaggaaACTTTGTTGATTTGTTATTATAGTGGCTAAAATAAATTCTTCTGAATTTTAGGTAAGAAGTTAGAGAATACTTGTGTAACAagttatgtttttcttttctcaTTAAATTAGCTAAATTTGTTATTTGTGACTTGTGAGCTTTTttagaaaacaaaataaataaatgaaaattgaagCTCCTCCATCACTAATTATTTTGACCTCTTATTTTGTCAACAATTGTGGGTTCAAACTTAATAATACTAgtaaatagtaataataatttgttttttcaattcataaataaatgataCTTGGGCCTTCTCCTTACTGGACCATAATCGTGGGCCTGCTTGTTTGGGCCTAACTTAGTCACGTGCTTCTATATTGGGCCTAACGTAGACATGCACGTGGACAAATAAAATCCTTAGCCATTCTTTTTATTCGTATTTATAAGTTGTATTTATAAGTTAAACCTTTAATTTGAATTCTCTAGATATGAATAGGGGTAATTATATCTTAATACATAAACTCTCTCTTAATTCTGATTTCatatatgaattaaaaaaatatccctcccaaatacacgaattttattttgttttgattttttaacacaattgtaaattttcaataaattgaTATTATCGTGACTAGCTGAAGCGGTGTAGACATTTAATTACATTATTTAGTACATCAACCGTTTTAGCCGTATTAACATTTTAAGCGTCCAcctcaactttaatttaaagGTAATTGACAATCGTgtgaaaaattgaaatattaagaaaaatcatatatttaaaataaaaaattaagtgaAATTTGTTCTCATACTCAAAAATTTAATATTGAAATAATAAATAggattttgacaaataaaatcacgaactatttcgaaattgtaattttaacgtgacgaattaaatcatcaccttttcaattttttcaattcaatcccacaatttttttttccagtcGTCGGAGTGctgagttggagcttatgtgAATTAATAAAGACGATGTTTTTATGAGGCCTAAACAATATCGTTTTgtaaaatttcaattaaaatctTAAATGGACTATATATCCTATATCAGCATCCTAATTTCTAAGATTCAACAACTTTATTGCTAACGgcgtcgtaacatgaatattatatAGCGAACTAATTCATGTAAGCAACAATTTAATAATTCGacgataaaaaattaattaaaaaaattacaaaaattttaaaaaaaattaacttaattCATCACGGTTCAAAAGACAAGTTAAAGTTACAATTTCAAAATaatcatacattttattttcaaaataatcatacattttataaataaaacatcaaaaatATAGATACACAAAGAAGCAACAAAAGCTTCGACACACGCCACGTGGACTGCAGCCAATAACATGGTTTCGCAGCAAAGGCAAATCGCACAACGACAAAGAGCTCATTGCATGCAGAGCTAAGCAAAAATGGCTGCCTCTTTCATCGAATACTTTATCTGCATTCCTCCAATCAACATCCCCAATTATTCAATTACTATGCAGACTCGTCGATTTCACCTAAAATCAAGCACTTACCTCCAAGAATTTGTCTCCTTGTTGCCGTCCCAATTCTTTATTTACGAAAACCCCCCATTATAAAACCCCAATCCCCAATCATTCTTGCCCATCTCATTCACAGCTCAAACCCAATTTTCTGTTTTGTGCCACCGCACTTCAAAGTtgcaatcttttttttttttttttcagattgGGCCATGAAGAGGTATAGGAATCGGCAAATTTGGGAGTTTGAGCATGAAGTGAATATGATGGCTGCTGCAGCTGCTGCTTATAGGGATGAAGGTAGGATTTTGAATGGTGGTGTTTATGGGAGGAAGGTGATATTGGGGATAGATGGTGGGACGGCGTCGACTGTTTGCATATGCATGTCTTTGACACCCTTTGATCAGCCGCTGCCTGATCCTCTGCCTGTTCTTGCTCGCGCCGTCGCCGGTTGCTCCAACCACAACAGTGTTGGAGGTGATTTATGCTCTCTGTTTTGACTCATTTCTGTGTTGTGTCTCAATTTTGGTTGAATGAATGCAATGATTGCTATGCTTTTGGATTTTGAACATTTTGGGGCTGTGGTTGCTTGGAATGATTGTTGTTGGATCACGAACActgggggcgtttacttttcatgattgagtatttt harbors:
- the LOC131012753 gene encoding reticulon-like protein B8 isoform X1, producing MIRERLLKRGEIERLEKMSEGLVHNIMDAISDNVSKHKKVSFSEDDDSSSVSCQVKKLFGREKPVHHILGGGKSADVLLWRNKKISAGVLGGATVVWVLFEWLNYNFLSLSCFALIIALLLQFLWTNASSILNRSSSSAPRVVLPEEVFVNIGKMVGTEVNRSLIYLQDVACEGTIKQFVVVVGSLLAAAIIGSWCNFLTVIYIGFIAAHTLPVLYEKYDDQIDNFILSALGQVQHNYGKLDAGVLKRIPRAGSFKNWGRKTD
- the LOC131012753 gene encoding reticulon-like protein B8 isoform X2, with translation MSEGLVHNIMDAISDNVSKHKKVSFSEDDDSSSVSCQVKKLFGREKPVHHILGGGKSADVLLWRNKKISAGVLGGATVVWVLFEWLNYNFLSLSCFALIIALLLQFLWTNASSILNRSSSSAPRVVLPEEVFVNIGKMVGTEVNRSLIYLQDVACEGTIKQFVVVVGSLLAAAIIGSWCNFLTVIYIGFIAAHTLPVLYEKYDDQIDNFILSALGQVQHNYGKLDAGVLKRIPRAGSFKNWGRKTD
- the LOC131012724 gene encoding DEAD-box ATP-dependent RNA helicase 53, mitochondrial-like — its product is MGSLVLIRRSSQSSLKTLALTAVSRFISVNPLSAPSNAASGAQIHTCAADSVLPKAAPCVGLGRSFHSGQALRAGFAVADYSDGERASSGPADEGLEIAKLGIAPQIVSALKSKGIEKLFPIQRAVLEPAMAGRDMIGRARTGTGKTLAFGIPIMDKIIKYNQKHGQGRNPLALVMAPTRELARQVDKEFSESATELDTLCVYGGVPISRQMSTLDRGVDVVVGTPGRLIDLIKRGSLNLSEVQFVVLDEADQMLNVGFAEDVEMILSFIKQKHQTMMFSATMPNWILKLTQKFLKSPVTVDLVGDSDQKLADGITLYSIVSDTRQKPAILGPLITEHAKGGKCIVFTQTKRDADRLAYAMQRSFKCEPLHGDITQNQRERTLSAFREGRINILVATDVAARGLDVPNVDLVVHYELPNSSEIFVHRSGRTGRAGKKGSAVLIYSDHEYREIKAIEREVGCRFVELPKIAVGDDAMSMYSAMDQGGRSGFGGSSRGGGRFGDSGFGRSGGYGGGRSGGYSGSSGGYGASGGGRFGSGGGFGGQGSGRSSGFGSSRSGGSGGRSEGFGALLGGPVRNNDSRGSGGFGFGSDRSSGSRKSSGSRFGGSDGNDDGFF